GGAAAGCATTCtgtctgatagagatccaagatttGTATCTCGGTTCTGAAAAAGTtttcaacaagctatggggactaaggttactctcagtacagcttatcaccctcaaactgatggccaaacagAGAGAACAATACAAACCCTTGAAGATATGCTACGAGCATGTGTTTTAAAATTCAGTGGTAATTGGAGTGAATATATACCTTTAATTGAGTTCgcttacaataacagttatcaTAGCAGTATTGGAATGGTTCCATACGAAGCTCTGTACGGCCGAAAATGTCGATCACCTCTATACtgggatgaggtaggagagAAATCCATAACTGGACCTGAACTTGTCCAAGAAACCGTGGACAAAGTAACAATCATTAAAGAAAGACTCAAAAAATTGctcaagatcgacagaaaagttggGCTGATCTAAAGAGGAGACCAGTGGAGTTCACCGTTGGAGAAAAATCTTACCTAAAAGTTTCTCCCATGAAAGGAGATGTTCGATTCAATAAAGCTGGGAAATTACATCCTCGATACATAGGACCTtttgaaattttagaaagaATCGGAACATTGGCATACGGACTAGCATTGCCACCAGGTATGTCAAGAATTCAtaatgtatttcatgtttcACAATTGAGGAAATACATCCCAGATCCAAGTCATGTTCTTGAAACTGGACCGCTCCTGATGGAAAGTAATCTGAATGAAAAACTGAGATATGAAGAAGTTCCAATTCGAATTTTGGACACCAAAGAACAAGTATTAAGGCGACACAACATTTCCTATGTTAAGATACAGTGGTCTAATCATaccgaaagagaagctacttgggaactaaaGAGAAGATGTTCGAGCAATATCCCTATCTGTTCGAAAATCTAGAAAACTCAAGTTTCAGGGACGAAACTTCCAATAAggagggagaaatgtaataatatgatttattattacTAATTATAAGTATTATATTTATTAGGTATTATGGAGTTCAAAACATTGACAAACATGAGCTCAAAACATTGACAAACATGAGCTGAAAAACAAGAGtccaaaacattgaaaaacaatTGTGCCCAAATTTTtgactaaaatattttaaagcatgcaTTAAATTTTAAGAATTATTCTCCAATCTTACCTATAAATAGATGTTTTGAGAATGAGGGAAGACACATCATAAACCTCTCAAACTAGAGCATGAATGAAGCTTGAAcacaatcaatcttttcttGAGTGATATTTTCGAGCTAGAAATTCTGTTCATTTTCGAGAGAAACTTCCAGTCCAACGGTTTATTGAAATCTAATCTCCACCGTACATATTACACTTTCATATGTTTTAaacatcatatcaaaatttcagcCTCATCCATACGGTCAAAGTTTGTGAAACCCTTCGGCAAGAAAACTGCTCGGATTTCAAACGAGTTTAGCTAGTTTACGGATTTTCGGACGATAAATTCCAGCTTGTTTCTTTCGTAATTTTGGAACACCAttcggtaagtgggcttatgttttaaagtatttaaatatgttttcgaaaattcgatcgacatgatatattccttcgatttgatatatgaatatTTCGTTTCTATAAATTGTTAAGCATGTTTAAATCAATTTCAAGTGCATGTTCCATTCGTTTCAAAATTATGTTGTCTTCATTTCATGTTATATTctaatatatattcttaaacaccaatttggtgtattctaagaattatgtttaaaggcactgttatgattcaagttagaaatggtaaaaaaggaaaattttcctaaaacatgataagatatgacaagtttatggccctgatgcggtggataataataaccgatatatggcctcaccccttagaggaattacatataggggactgatcagtaacaCCATGGATAATAAGATGAAATAACAGTGCAATACGAATAATAATGATatgtctatatgcatatgataaGTTATGTTTGCTCATTGTTAATATCATGTCTTGATTTTGTTATGAATAATTATTGTGACATGAAgttcatttaatatttacataaatatatataagttatgTCGCATCTATCATTTTGTCTATTTATTGTTCCGACGTTTGTTGAGACACGGAAAATTTCGAATTGTTAAgatctatatatgtatatcttTGTGTTATTGtgatcgatcggcccccacttgctgagtatttgacaaaatactcacccttacacctctcactcccagataagaatgaaaaacaagttgaagaagaagagcaaATGCATTTTTGGGGATGGTAACAAGGTTTCAGTTGATCAAGACATACTTTGGAATTTggctatcttttatttttacgttgTTCGCTTCCGCACTCGTTTGTTAAGTTGATTACGTGGTAAAGACAatgtatgttttatgaaaaagactggtttggttgtacactgtactacgaggcttgttgattTAAGATTGATTAATCGTAAAACTACTCCGGATGTCAACTCACCCCGGTATCGGGACGTGACAGTATAAGCCATTCATAactactattatttaaattaaaatgattttcatACATGCATGAgagtttatttcattttttaaattgttaagtcctgatcatttatttttaaatcatagAAGTccagttttatcttttcagttaaatacgcgaggctggaccggagttggagtattgagataaaatttaataataagaaaatattcctagatttaatttaagccaaggaataatttattttaatgtaaaagaaagtataaggatttgtttaattaattggagttaagtagtaaataagttcttttatgtccaataattaatttaaaagcttaaattaaaatgtttaaccaattgggataaattaatctagacgtattttatttaagaaattgtaacttaacatgttagtaatttattttaagacctagccatgcatgcaagaaaatttctatcataaattaaattattaattcactaaaatacataataagtgtttaaaactttaaggagttaaaattcaagaattaagcaatatttttacCACATTTGTTAGCAAGAATTCGGTCACCCCCTTATAGGATTTAATCATGTTTGGAAACCCTCCATTTTTTATTCTTTCCTTAACCCTTCATGGTAAaataattcttttatttttaaatcccCACTAATTAATAGTTAAGCACTATTATGTACCTAATCAATCACCAAATCAGCCCATCTATTCCTCATTCTCGAGCAACTAGAACGAAGGAGATCATTTCCTTGTACCATTCCATTCCTCAAATTTGAAACTTCCCTCTAATGCATTCTTGACTTCTTTATTTTCCTTGTAACCTACCCCTTCATTCCTTGACACTCTCCCCCACCATCCATTCAACAATTTCAGAGCATAACAGCTGCTGAAATTGTGATCCATCGTCAAGAGAGCGGGAAAGAAAGTAAGAAAgaaactccgtctccgccgcgccgtgttCGTCATATTGATTTGTTTCTTTCGAAAACgaatttccaggcatgtatatctTGTTCCTTTCTCTTCAGTCAAgtcatataattattttaaaacatcacatGTACATGATTCAAAAGGCAAAAACCGAAAATATGACAGCAACCTTCAAAAAAATCTGTGCAGTATTTTTTCGGCTCTCTCTATGCCTCACAGTTTTGATTGTTTGTGTGATTTCATGGTGTGGCTCGGTTCCAGGCGCTCACGGCTGCATCTAGGCACGTACTAGGGTGTGTTAGAGTCATGTTGGTCCATTGGTTCCAGCCCATACACGCAAGGAGGAGACTTGACAGCAACTTCTTCCTTAGTTGCGAGTTGATGTCTCGATTTTGATTCTTGTTCGTCTAAGGAGAGGGTTCAAATCTTGCTTTGTCTaaggcctgtaaccatggttagaacccttccttagcatgtctaggacgtgaccaagatggcctttcaaggcttggttcatggtcccatcaatttttaaaacaaaacaaggCAAGTGTCCCACGATTTCGTTTCTGATTTTTTTGTGCGTGAGTTGGTTTGTCTTTGTGGTGTTTAGGTGGAttttggttggcttctagcccttagtcatggttcacacaatacctcattatgtctagatcatgccatggtggATCATGTGGCCACTAAAATGAAAATGACAGCAACGTATTGCAAGACACCCCACGTGTGCAGTATGGTGTTCTCGGGTGGAGCGTAGTGTTGCCTTGggtgtt
This Primulina eburnea isolate SZY01 chromosome 2, ASM2296580v1, whole genome shotgun sequence DNA region includes the following protein-coding sequences:
- the LOC140824121 gene encoding uncharacterized protein: MEFRKAFCLIEIQDLYLGSEKVFNKLWGLSYHSSIGMVPYEALYGRKCRSPLYWDEVGEKSITGPELVQETVDKKSWADLKRRPVEFTVGEKSYLKVSPMKGDVRFNKAGKLHPRYIGPFEILERIGTLAYGLALPPGMSRIHNVFHVSQLRKYIPDPSHVLETGPLLMESNLNEKLRYEEVPIRILDTKEQVLRRHNISYVKIQWSNHTEREATWELKRRCSSNIPICSKI